A single genomic interval of Deltaproteobacteria bacterium harbors:
- a CDS encoding aldo/keto reductase — MNYREIGKTGIKISEIGFGCGNNAVLMVKAPYEEQVKVVRRAVAAGINFFDTAFAYGLGKSEENLGRVLKDVGVNPVISTKIRLEADCVGDVKAATIRAVEAGLERLGRERVDFVQLHTRVTKQRGLGKRFSLAPMDVLGRGGVIDGLKAMRDRGKVGFFGFSGLGETKALHELVDSGEFHGFQCYYNLLNPSAGHGVPANFTAQDYTLILDRAAAKGMGAFAIRILAAGALTSDPSAGGGSSPEPLSPGSDYPLELQRTEKVKAALGVAGKELTQAAIRFGLMNAKMSSVLVGFSNPTHVDEAVACPDTPALSAEQMAKMRQLWDTDFGN, encoded by the coding sequence ATGAACTATCGCGAGATCGGTAAAACCGGCATCAAGATTTCTGAAATCGGCTTTGGCTGCGGCAACAACGCGGTCTTGATGGTCAAAGCGCCCTATGAAGAACAGGTGAAAGTGGTGCGCCGCGCCGTCGCGGCGGGGATCAATTTTTTCGATACGGCTTTTGCTTACGGCTTGGGCAAATCGGAAGAGAACCTCGGCCGCGTGCTCAAAGACGTCGGCGTCAATCCGGTGATCTCGACCAAGATTCGCCTCGAAGCGGACTGCGTCGGCGACGTCAAAGCGGCGACTATCCGCGCCGTCGAAGCGGGGCTGGAGCGCCTTGGCCGGGAGCGGGTCGATTTTGTCCAGTTGCACACGCGCGTGACCAAGCAGCGTGGCCTGGGCAAGCGGTTCAGCCTGGCGCCGATGGACGTGCTCGGCAGAGGCGGCGTGATCGACGGGCTCAAGGCCATGCGCGATCGCGGCAAAGTCGGTTTCTTTGGCTTTAGCGGTTTGGGCGAAACCAAGGCGCTGCACGAGCTGGTCGACAGCGGCGAGTTTCATGGCTTTCAATGTTACTACAATCTACTTAACCCGAGCGCCGGCCATGGCGTGCCGGCGAATTTCACGGCGCAGGACTATACGTTGATCCTCGACCGCGCTGCGGCGAAAGGCATGGGCGCATTTGCCATTCGCATTCTTGCGGCCGGTGCGCTTACATCCGATCCCAGCGCGGGCGGCGGCAGCAGCCCGGAGCCCTTGTCGCCAGGGTCGGACTATCCCCTGGAATTGCAGCGAACTGAAAAAGTGAAGGCGGCTTTGGGTGTGGCCGGCAAAGAGCTCACGCAAGCAGCGATCCGCTTTGGCCTGATGAATGCGAAGATGTCCAGCGTGCTCGTCGGTTTTTCCAATCCTACTCACGTGGACGAAGCGGTGGCTTGTCCAGATACGCCAGCCCTGTCGGCTGAGCAGATGGCGAAGATGCGCCAGCTGTGGGATACAGATTTCGGCAACTGA
- a CDS encoding ornithine cyclodeaminase family protein yields MALFFHSDDVDQLIPTGEAVAITESALRDMISPNGVCAPRKRLNLHRKVAEGTFDTVLNIYAGGSANFGAVGAQVALHRKAISGTTQQRPPFNPDQTELALIYDSDNGSLLGVMAHRPRDRSGKADLRTPATSLAGLDLFARKDARRVGIYGSGQQAWATFAGLCEMRKIESAKVFSPTPAHREGFAKKISLATGVTVKPVDKPELAAKDVDIILCMTNTNVPVIDGAWLEEGQYIISVIGSNIELVKSGNLDKPRREVDDATLRRCDFVVALSKAQAIDSQQGDIYWPVQDGVITWDKVVEISDVLAGKVQSRTNDKQIILYKNQGGQGIIDIALAKKCYELAKQHGKGYEMKIEPRLNWWVQGGRAETW; encoded by the coding sequence ATGGCTTTGTTTTTTCACTCCGACGACGTCGATCAGCTGATTCCGACCGGCGAAGCGGTCGCAATCACCGAGAGCGCGCTGCGCGATATGATTTCGCCCAACGGCGTGTGCGCGCCGCGCAAGCGCTTGAACCTACACCGCAAGGTGGCCGAGGGCACCTTCGATACGGTGCTGAATATTTATGCCGGCGGCTCGGCCAACTTTGGCGCGGTCGGCGCGCAGGTGGCGCTGCACCGCAAAGCGATCTCGGGGACGACGCAGCAGCGGCCGCCCTTCAATCCCGATCAGACCGAACTAGCGTTGATCTACGATTCGGACAATGGCTCGCTGCTCGGTGTCATGGCACACCGGCCGCGTGATCGTAGCGGCAAGGCTGACCTGCGCACGCCGGCGACCAGCTTGGCGGGTTTGGATTTGTTTGCACGTAAGGATGCTCGGCGTGTGGGCATCTATGGTTCCGGCCAACAGGCGTGGGCGACGTTTGCCGGCCTCTGTGAGATGCGCAAAATCGAAAGCGCGAAAGTGTTCAGCCCGACGCCGGCACACCGCGAAGGCTTCGCCAAAAAAATCAGCCTTGCCACCGGCGTGACCGTGAAGCCAGTCGACAAGCCGGAATTGGCCGCAAAAGACGTCGACATCATTCTCTGCATGACCAACACCAACGTGCCGGTGATCGATGGCGCGTGGTTGGAAGAAGGCCAGTACATTATCTCAGTCATCGGCAGCAACATCGAGCTGGTCAAAAGCGGCAACTTGGACAAGCCGCGCCGCGAGGTCGACGATGCGACGCTCAGGCGCTGCGATTTTGTCGTTGCGTTGTCGAAGGCGCAGGCCATCGACTCGCAGCAAGGCGATATCTACTGGCCGGTGCAAGACGGCGTCATTACCTGGGACAAGGTCGTCGAAATTTCCGACGTGCTCGCTGGCAAGGTTCAAAGCAGGACCAACGACAAACAGATCATTCTCTACAAAAATCAGGGCGGTCAGGGAATTATCGATATCGCGCTGGCGAAGAAATGCTACGAACTGGCGAAACAGCACGGCAAGGGTTACGAGATGAAAATCGAGCCACGCCTGAACTGGTGGGTGCAAGGGGGAAGGGCGGAGACGTGGTGA